One Denticeps clupeoides chromosome 3, fDenClu1.1, whole genome shotgun sequence DNA window includes the following coding sequences:
- the LOC114786757 gene encoding retinal cone rhodopsin-sensitive cGMP 3',5'-cyclic phosphodiesterase subunit gamma-like, with product MDTGVAAPVEKKGPPRFKQRTTRTFKSKAPRPGQKGFGDDIPGMEGLGTDFTVVCPWEAFGDMELSDLAKFGIV from the exons ATGGATACCGGAGTCGCTGCCCCTGTGGAGAAGAAGGGACCCCCCAGGTTCAAGCAGAGGACCACTCGCACCTTCAAGAGCAAGGCACCCAGGCCTGGTCAGAAAGG GTTTGGTGATGACATCCCTGGAATGGAGGGACTTGGCACAG ATTTCACCGTCGTGTGTCCATGGGAGGCTTTTGGTGACATGGAGCTCAGTGACCTGGCAAAATTTGGAATAGTCTAG